A genome region from Maylandia zebra isolate NMK-2024a linkage group LG6, Mzebra_GT3a, whole genome shotgun sequence includes the following:
- the ptger1a gene encoding prostaglandin E2 receptor EP1 subtype: MLALSHYNSSAPLLLPHVANDSGGKVEVRAAVEGLSHHENLTFEEPTAGGAFIVILSMTLGIISNIVALFILVNAYSLQRRRSKATFLLFATSLVITDSIGHVIPGALVLRLYLSGAARPQYVNSSDGMCQFLGGSMVFFGLCPLFMGCAMAAERCLGVTKPLLHSSLVTKRRAKICLSIIWLAALSVALLPCFQLGSYTYQEPGTWCFIKVLSDTKEVDVAFVVLFSGLGLASLAVALVCNTISGLTLVFARLRRQPGSHHSTKSHDIEMVVQLVGIMVTSCICWSPLLIFGLMSVIHSYTGTIGHSLSYYETLMVMGVRLATWNQILDPWVYILLRRTVLRKIYLIAKCQAGLRGTILGRWEPSSFPSSEKNDVDQV, encoded by the exons ATGTTAGCTTTGAGCCACTACAACTCCTCAGCCCCCCTGCTTCTCCCTCATGTGGCTAATGACAGTGGAGGGAAGGTGGAGGTCAGGGCTGCTGTTGAAGGGCTGTCACACCATGAAAACCTCACCTTTGAGGAGCCTACCGCTGGTGGAGCGTTCATTGTCATATTGTCCATGACACTGGGCATCATCTCCAACATTGTGGCCCTCTTCATCCTGGTTAATGCTTACTCCCTTCAGCGCCGGCGCTCCAAAGCTACATTCCTTCTGTTTGCCACGTCACTAGTGATTACAGACTCGATTGGCCATGTGATTCCTGGTGCCCTGGTTCTCCGACTCTACCTCTCTGGAGCTGCAAGGCCTCAGTATGTCAACTCCTCTGATGGGATGTGCCAGTTCCTCGGTGGCAGCATGGTGTTCTTCGGACTATGCCCTCTCTTCATGGGCTGTGCCATGGCTGCCGAGCGATGCCTGGGTGTTACTAAACCACTGCTGCACTCATCTTTGGTCACAAAAAGACGTGCAAAAATTTGTCTTTCCATCATCTGGCTGGCAGCCTTAAGTGTGGCCTTGCTACCCTGCTTTCAGCTGGGTTCCTACACCTATCAAGAGCCAGGGACCTGGTGTTTCATCAAAGTGCTCAGTGACACTAAGGAGGTGGATGTGGCATTTGTAGTATTGTTCTCTGGACTTGGGCTGGCCTCGCTAGCTGTGGCGCTGGTTTGTAACACCATCAGTGGACTGACACTGGTCTTCGCCCGGCTCAGGAGGCAGCCCGGCTCCCATCACTCAACCAAGTCCCACGACATAGAGATGGTGGTGCAGCTCGTTGGAATAATGGTCACTTCGTGTATCTGTTGGAGCCCTCTGCTG ATCTTTGGCCTGATGTCCGTGATTCACTCCTACACGGGAACCATTGGACACAGCTTGTCATACTATGAAACCCTGATGGTGATGGGAGTGAGGCTGGCCACGTGGAACCAGATCCTCGACCCCTGGGTTTACATCCTGTTGCGCCGCACCGTGCTCCGCAAAATCTACCTCATCGCTAAGTGCCAGGCAGGCCTGAGGGGTACTATTTTGGGCCGTTGGGAGCCGTCCTCTTTTCCTAGCTCAGAGAAGAATGATGTAGATCAAGTCTGA